One stretch of Thermococcus sp. M36 DNA includes these proteins:
- a CDS encoding chloride channel protein, which translates to MPQGNGRYLRKWGTVIVFSIAAGIVGGIGAVAFRVLVGAAHALFFRTILPRISYGFHGLNLGYLLLPALGALAVSFFIRECPEIRGNGIPEVVEAVIFKRGNIPGKFAVLKTVATAITIGSGGSVGREGPIGFIGASLTSLLAGWFNLSKEMRKLLVTCGLAAGIAGTFNTPLAGAMFALEVVYMGAFSINLVPIFIASVTGNAVTLAVLQRAVEIEVPETGHTLFELPLFFALGLILGLLAAFYARFLYGVVDGFERVGLPEAVKPVIGGLGVGFLGMLFPAYGIFGIGYEGMGMAFRGELAVGLLVTLAAVKMLATALTIGSGQSGGVFAPSLYIGTMFGAAFGSVMSVLLPSHVSSPTVYALAGMAAFFSGMTQAPITQILMVTELTKSYAVLPAVMTSATIGFLTARFFLKGESIYTLKLSRKGYHVRTGRPVILETISVGEIMTKEPVYVRKTDTLLDVERLIAETGHDCFPVVDEGGEVIGVIGIKDILKRPVLQKGMPVERFLGDSYGVTYPSETAEEAFEKLMEYDQNLLPVLECPGSRKLVGVITKRDIYRAYYRGLEGMYIE; encoded by the coding sequence ATGCCCCAGGGGAACGGAAGATACCTCAGGAAATGGGGGACGGTCATAGTGTTCTCCATAGCGGCCGGAATAGTTGGGGGAATCGGTGCAGTTGCCTTCAGGGTACTGGTCGGTGCTGCCCACGCCCTCTTCTTCCGCACGATTCTGCCGCGAATCTCGTACGGATTCCACGGCCTCAACCTGGGCTATCTCCTCCTCCCTGCCCTGGGGGCGCTTGCGGTCTCGTTTTTCATCAGGGAATGTCCTGAAATCAGGGGCAACGGCATCCCTGAGGTCGTGGAGGCGGTCATATTTAAAAGGGGCAACATACCCGGAAAGTTCGCCGTCCTCAAGACTGTGGCAACCGCCATAACAATAGGCTCGGGCGGAAGCGTTGGAAGGGAAGGGCCGATAGGCTTTATAGGGGCCTCCCTCACGTCGCTTCTGGCCGGCTGGTTCAACCTGTCCAAGGAAATGAGAAAACTGCTGGTGACCTGCGGACTGGCGGCCGGCATAGCCGGTACCTTCAACACACCCCTCGCCGGGGCAATGTTTGCCCTCGAAGTCGTCTATATGGGCGCTTTCTCGATCAACCTCGTGCCCATATTCATTGCCTCCGTGACGGGAAACGCGGTAACCCTGGCGGTTCTTCAAAGGGCCGTGGAAATTGAGGTTCCTGAAACGGGGCACACCCTTTTTGAGCTGCCCCTCTTCTTTGCACTCGGCCTCATACTCGGACTTTTGGCGGCATTCTACGCCCGATTCCTCTACGGGGTGGTGGACGGGTTCGAGAGAGTGGGCCTTCCTGAAGCTGTGAAGCCTGTTATCGGCGGGCTGGGGGTCGGTTTCCTTGGCATGCTGTTCCCGGCATACGGAATTTTCGGGATAGGGTACGAGGGAATGGGAATGGCATTTAGGGGAGAGCTCGCGGTGGGGCTTCTCGTGACCTTGGCCGCTGTCAAGATGCTGGCAACCGCCCTCACCATAGGGTCCGGGCAGAGCGGGGGTGTCTTCGCCCCTAGCCTCTACATTGGAACAATGTTCGGGGCCGCCTTTGGCAGCGTAATGAGCGTCCTGCTCCCGTCCCACGTCTCAAGTCCCACCGTGTATGCCCTTGCGGGGATGGCGGCCTTCTTCAGCGGTATGACCCAGGCCCCGATTACCCAGATTCTGATGGTAACGGAGCTCACAAAAAGCTACGCGGTTCTTCCCGCGGTGATGACGTCCGCGACCATAGGTTTCCTGACCGCGAGGTTTTTCCTGAAAGGTGAGTCCATATACACACTCAAACTATCCAGGAAGGGGTACCACGTGAGGACAGGCAGGCCGGTCATCCTGGAGACCATCTCCGTGGGGGAGATCATGACGAAGGAACCGGTCTACGTCAGGAAGACCGACACACTCCTTGACGTGGAGCGTCTCATAGCCGAGACCGGCCATGACTGCTTCCCCGTGGTGGATGAGGGCGGTGAGGTCATAGGGGTTATAGGGATAAAGGATATACTGAAAAGGCCGGTCCTCCAAAAGGGTATGCCGGTTGAGCGCTTCCTTGGGGATTCGTATGGGGTAACCTACCCGAGTGAAACCGCGGAGGAGGCCTTTGAAAAGCTGATGGAGTACGATCAGAACCTTCTGCCCGTCCTTGAATGCCCGGGTAGCAGAAAGCTCGTCGGAGTAATAACTAAAAGGGACATATACCGTGCGTACTATAGGGGGCTGGAGGGCATGTACATAGAGTGA